One genomic segment of Erysipelotrichaceae bacterium 66202529 includes these proteins:
- a CDS encoding chromate transporter yields the protein MILWKLFYAFFTIGLFSIGGGYAIIPMIRDQVVMQNHWLSVQEFRDIITISQMTPGPLAVNTSTFVGMRVAGVFGALAATIGCIFMGVLISCFLYHIFQRFASSRIFIEILKGLKAGSLGLIMSAAAIILSLAFFKNGKAALTSLQLSAIVIFLIVLIIERRWKVNPVTLILFSGLLGSLVYA from the coding sequence ATGATATTATGGAAATTGTTCTATGCCTTCTTTACGATAGGACTATTCAGTATCGGAGGCGGTTATGCCATCATCCCCATGATACGTGATCAGGTCGTCATGCAAAATCACTGGCTCAGTGTACAGGAATTTCGTGATATTATAACCATATCACAAATGACACCGGGTCCACTTGCGGTCAATACCTCAACCTTTGTTGGTATGCGCGTCGCTGGTGTTTTCGGTGCTCTTGCGGCAACCATTGGATGTATTTTTATGGGAGTTCTCATATCCTGTTTCCTGTATCATATCTTTCAACGCTTTGCATCATCTCGAATATTTATAGAAATCCTAAAAGGATTAAAGGCAGGATCCTTGGGGCTTATTATGTCGGCTGCTGCAATTATATTATCCCTTGCTTTTTTCAAAAATGGGAAAGCGGCACTGACATCCCTGCAGCTTTCCGCGATTGTCATCTTTCTGATAGTTCTGATTATCGAACGAAGATGGAAGGTGAACCCGGTAACGCTGATACTTTTTTCCGGTCTACTTGGAAGTCTTGTTTATGCATGA
- a CDS encoding LysR family transcriptional regulator, translating to MDIRRFRIFQTVAEEKSFTRAAQKLFMTQPAVSKAIQELELELHLALFERFPKKTILTPEGEQFLDQVQQLLQLYDTMKQKAAILQESSVLRIGSSITIANEQLCPLLQQLQSKYPLLQIRLSIASTSAILEQLQQHAIDIAFLEGVIQNDQLIVQKISSYELKAVCSPAFYKEHAVNSLQDMAVLPLLLREKGSAIRETFDSVMLLHDLCVDAAWTSTNSTVLMKGAQEGFGIAILPEHMVRKKLSQQLLCEIKLPQLQLINVNHIVYKKHKHLNAPMQELLKLAENNDIS from the coding sequence ATGGATATTCGCAGATTCCGTATTTTTCAAACAGTGGCAGAAGAAAAGAGCTTTACACGTGCTGCACAGAAGCTGTTCATGACACAGCCTGCTGTTTCCAAAGCAATACAGGAGCTGGAGTTGGAGCTGCATCTTGCATTGTTTGAACGTTTTCCGAAAAAAACGATTCTAACCCCGGAGGGAGAGCAATTCCTTGACCAGGTGCAGCAGCTGTTGCAGCTGTACGATACTATGAAGCAGAAGGCTGCCATACTGCAGGAAAGCTCTGTTTTGCGAATCGGCTCCAGTATCACAATAGCAAATGAACAGCTATGTCCGCTGTTACAGCAGCTGCAAAGTAAGTATCCGCTGCTGCAGATCAGACTTTCTATAGCCAGTACCTCTGCAATTTTAGAACAGCTGCAGCAGCATGCCATCGATATTGCGTTTTTAGAAGGTGTTATTCAAAATGATCAGCTAATCGTCCAGAAAATTTCCTCTTATGAATTAAAAGCGGTCTGCAGTCCTGCATTTTACAAAGAGCACGCTGTTAATAGCTTGCAGGATATGGCGGTTCTTCCTTTGCTGTTACGGGAAAAAGGAAGTGCGATCCGGGAAACCTTCGACAGTGTCATGCTGCTGCATGATCTCTGTGTGGATGCAGCATGGACATCAACAAACTCCACTGTCCTCATGAAGGGAGCGCAGGAAGGCTTTGGTATCGCTATTCTGCCAGAGCATATGGTAAGAAAAAAGCTGTCGCAGCAGCTGTTATGTGAAATCAAGCTGCCACAATTACAGCTTATAAATGTAAATCATATTGTTTATAAGAAGCATAAGCACCTGAATGCCCCTATGCAGGAGCTGTTAAAGCTGGCAGAGAACAACGATATTTCTTGA
- the pepD gene encoding beta-Ala-His dipeptidase has protein sequence MEHILNHELAHQKYFEEMTAIPHGSYQEQAYSNYLVEFAKAHNLRYIQDDMYNVIMYKAAAAGYEDHAPVILQAHMDMVCEKNNDTVFDFEKDALQLYVEDGFLKAKGTTLGADDGVGVAYMLALLEDSSAKHPPLECVFTVQEEVGLYGAMALKKEYFQAKRMINLDDGGENATCTTSAGGVNVIMKKERILVPCNGSGYQISISGLHGGHSGGEIDKEHGNANKLLARVLYTLHRKYGIQLSWIHGGIKDNAIPREAAAAFICQADMQTVTACVQEMKTIFQAELEFSDAGVDVQVQEVAVDGVLCIEDSEEVITLLMTLPNGLRHHSMHIEGLSTASSNIGVVATQKDWILINASLRGAMESYVDTLAMEMEALAEVFGFSCEQEARYPAWSYRAESPMRECLQEVCQKVLNKELQLVAVHGGLECGVFKAMDEAMDIVTMGPKMKDIHTPQEALDLASFDATFQLLKAYLEAL, from the coding sequence ATGGAACATATCTTGAATCACGAACTGGCACATCAGAAGTATTTTGAAGAAATGACAGCAATTCCGCACGGCTCTTATCAGGAGCAGGCATACAGCAATTATCTGGTGGAATTTGCGAAAGCGCATAATTTAAGGTATATACAGGATGATATGTATAATGTAATCATGTATAAGGCAGCTGCAGCGGGCTACGAGGATCATGCTCCAGTCATTTTACAGGCTCATATGGATATGGTTTGTGAAAAAAACAACGATACGGTTTTTGATTTTGAAAAGGATGCTCTGCAATTATATGTAGAGGATGGCTTTTTGAAAGCGAAAGGGACAACACTCGGTGCTGATGACGGAGTCGGTGTAGCCTATATGCTTGCACTGCTTGAGGATTCATCAGCCAAGCATCCACCTTTGGAATGTGTATTCACTGTACAGGAGGAGGTTGGACTGTATGGTGCGATGGCTTTGAAAAAGGAATACTTTCAGGCAAAGCGGATGATCAATCTGGATGATGGTGGAGAAAATGCAACGTGTACGACAAGTGCGGGTGGTGTAAATGTCATCATGAAAAAGGAACGTATACTTGTTCCATGTAACGGTAGTGGATACCAGATCAGTATTTCCGGTCTGCATGGCGGACATTCTGGTGGAGAAATTGATAAGGAGCATGGAAATGCGAATAAGCTGCTTGCCAGAGTACTGTATACCTTACATCGAAAATACGGTATACAGCTTAGCTGGATTCATGGCGGTATCAAGGACAACGCCATTCCAAGAGAAGCGGCTGCTGCCTTTATTTGCCAGGCGGATATGCAAACGGTGACAGCTTGTGTGCAGGAAATGAAGACGATTTTCCAGGCAGAGCTTGAATTCAGCGATGCTGGTGTGGATGTACAGGTACAGGAGGTCGCTGTTGACGGTGTGTTATGCATTGAGGATAGCGAGGAGGTAATCACCCTGTTAATGACACTGCCAAACGGTCTGCGCCATCATTCCATGCATATAGAAGGATTGAGCACGGCATCGAGCAATATTGGCGTTGTCGCTACACAAAAGGATTGGATACTGATCAATGCTTCCCTGCGTGGTGCCATGGAATCCTATGTAGATACGCTGGCGATGGAAATGGAGGCACTTGCGGAGGTATTCGGCTTTTCCTGTGAACAGGAGGCACGCTATCCGGCATGGAGTTATCGTGCAGAGTCACCTATGCGGGAATGTCTGCAGGAGGTGTGCCAGAAGGTTCTTAACAAAGAGCTGCAGCTGGTGGCAGTGCATGGCGGCCTGGAATGCGGCGTATTCAAAGCCATGGATGAAGCTATGGACATCGTAACCATGGGGCCGAAAATGAAGGATATTCATACACCGCAGGAGGCACTCGATCTGGCATCCTTTGATGCGACCTTCCAGCTGTTGAAAGCCTATCTGGAAGCACTCTAA
- a CDS encoding MerR family transcriptional regulator → MLTIGEFSKICKVSTKTLRYYEAIDLLKPACIKADSGYRYYTIDQLKSMLFINRMKAYGFSLDEIRTLLKWEELQEHELLSEAMQSRRELLQQQIEWMQQTLHELDEDVVSLRNKKDVMSYLDDIDIQLVEEPMMFLLSTRCMVNMEDCAKGYQQFYAPLFDVIEQQRLTIYRAPLSMYHSKEYQEEGFDMEFAIPVKERVKGTRDFSPGLCIRTVCKGSYHQIPSIYARHQAWMEQEGYAYRLPPYDVYITHPDEVSCMEDNITEIYSPIVKR, encoded by the coding sequence ATGCTTACGATAGGTGAATTTTCAAAAATATGCAAGGTATCAACAAAGACACTGCGTTATTATGAGGCGATTGATCTTTTGAAACCGGCATGTATCAAGGCGGATAGCGGTTATCGGTATTATACGATTGATCAGTTGAAGAGCATGCTGTTCATCAACCGTATGAAAGCATACGGCTTTTCTCTGGATGAAATCCGTACCCTTTTGAAATGGGAGGAGCTGCAGGAGCATGAGCTGCTTAGTGAGGCGATGCAAAGCCGCAGAGAGCTTTTACAGCAGCAGATCGAATGGATGCAGCAGACGCTTCATGAGCTCGATGAGGATGTGGTGTCCTTACGAAATAAAAAGGATGTTATGTCCTATCTGGATGACATTGATATACAACTGGTAGAGGAGCCGATGATGTTTTTATTATCCACGCGCTGTATGGTAAATATGGAGGATTGCGCAAAGGGCTATCAGCAATTTTATGCACCACTGTTTGATGTGATAGAACAGCAGCGGCTTACTATATACCGGGCGCCGCTGTCTATGTATCACAGCAAGGAATATCAGGAGGAGGGCTTCGATATGGAATTTGCCATTCCGGTAAAGGAACGGGTAAAAGGAACCCGTGATTTTTCACCGGGGCTGTGTATCCGCACAGTATGCAAAGGCTCCTATCACCAGATCCCGTCTATCTATGCACGCCATCAGGCATGGATGGAACAGGAGGGCTATGCATACCGGCTTCCTCCCTATGATGTATACATCACACATCCGGATGAGGTTTCCTGCATGGAGGATAATATAACAGAAATCTATTCGCCGATCGTGAAACGCTGA
- a CDS encoding chromate transporter — translation MKKKNDLVWLFGINLFISAFTFGGGYVVIPMIRKYYVEKKGYFDEDELMKIAAIAQSSPGAIAINMAALAGYRVQGKRGLLLSCIAAILPPLVILAAVSSLYSVIRDNTIVQAALHGMEAGVAALIVNLIVDMYAMIWKEKELFFTLMTPCVFLLNFFFEINVAILIIACALFCMLRVYWKTRRIPA, via the coding sequence ATGAAGAAAAAGAACGATTTGGTATGGCTGTTTGGTATCAACCTGTTTATCAGTGCCTTTACCTTTGGGGGCGGTTATGTGGTTATACCGATGATAAGAAAATATTATGTGGAGAAAAAAGGGTACTTTGATGAAGACGAGCTTATGAAAATAGCAGCGATTGCGCAATCCTCACCAGGGGCAATCGCAATCAACATGGCTGCCCTGGCCGGCTATCGCGTTCAAGGAAAACGCGGGCTGCTGCTTAGCTGTATAGCAGCTATTCTGCCGCCGTTGGTAATTCTGGCTGCTGTATCATCCCTGTACTCTGTGATTCGTGACAACACGATTGTTCAAGCTGCGCTGCATGGTATGGAAGCAGGCGTTGCTGCGTTGATTGTGAATTTGATTGTGGATATGTATGCAATGATATGGAAAGAAAAGGAGCTTTTTTTCACACTTATGACACCGTGTGTCTTTCTGTTGAATTTCTTCTTTGAAATCAATGTGGCAATATTGATTATCGCTTGTGCCCTGTTCTGTATGCTTCGCGTTTACTGGAAGACAAGGAGGATACCGGCATGA